The genomic region ATATATTTTTGATTTTTCTATTCTTCCCTTCGGATACATTATTTCAATTTCATTACCTTCTTTATAATCTATATTATTTTCATAAACGGGCATAACTAATTTAATTTTTTCATCTTTATCTTCTACTTCTAATACCGGGTATAATGCAGGATTATATAATATATTTAAATTTGAATCTCTGTCAATAGAAACAAAACTTTCAAAACCAACTACTTTTGCTCTTTTAATTATATAATTTTTACTCTTTAAAATATTGTTGATTAATTTGATAAATGTAGAAACAGTAAGCAATACACTAAGAAAAATTAATAATAATCCCATATAAAATCCCCCTTGATTAATAAGATTTTTATTTATCCTTTATACTTATATTATATGATAAAATTTCTTAAAAGATATATTTCTTGTAATTTTTCATAACTTTGCAAGTTTCATTTCATTTTACTGATATTTTATTTGCTAATCTTGCAATTTTGTATTAATTCAATATCTCTCATTTTGCCCAAAATAATCAAATTTTTTAACAATATTATATACTATTAATAAATTATTTATTTTTCACATTCATACATTTATCTAATTTTTTATTAATAAATATAATATATAATATTATTAATGGAGGCTACATAAAATGAATTATTCAAAAGTAAAATTTGAAATATATACTTCTTCATACAATCTCAATTCCTTAAAAAGTTCCTTAAAAACCTTATTAATAGAATTTGATAAGGACTTTTATATATACGAGACTAAACTCCATTTTGATGATAATGAAAATTATAAAAGCTGTAACTCTTTTAAGCTCGAATTCATATGTAATAAGGATTTAGCTTTAGAAGTCATTACAATAATAAAAAAAATTATTAATGATAAATCACCTTACTTTAACATTATTCCAATTATTAATTAATTCTTGTTTACACAGAAATATGCCAGGTTTAATTAATAAACCCGGCATATTCCATATAATTATTATAATTAAATTTAATTTAAAGCTACTCCTGCACTTGCATAACCAGTTATAAAGAAGTTTAGAGTACTTGATACTGCTGTAAATACTAATAACAAGCGTGAATGTGCTGGTACAGGAACATTTAAATTTGATACTGTAAACCCTGTTGAAATGAAATTTTCTGGTACGGTTCCAGATAATAATGGAGATAATTGTACTACTGTACCTCTCAATGGTCTAAATATATTATTCGAAACATTATCTGTTCCTGTAGAAATATATAATAGAGCATTAATTGTAACATCTGCAGGAAGATCCACTTCATCCGCAGTACTAAAAAAGGCAGTAATTCCTGTTATTGTCCCATCTCTAGGAACAGAAAATGCCATATTTCTTAGTGCACCATTAGCATTAGTAGATAAGTCTATTAATCCCCCTGCCAATGTATCCACTGAAACAGAATTGCCAAAACCAATTAATCCTACTGTACGAGCTGAATTTAAAGCACCAGTTTCTAGGGTTACAGGAAGTCCCGATGCAAATGGGATTACCGCACCAGTACCTGGTAAGCCTTGTGGTCCTTGCGGTCCTTGTGGCCCTGCTGGTCCTTGTGGTCCTGCGACTCCTTGCGGTCCTTGCGGTCCTTGTGGTCCTTGTGGTCCTTGTGGCCCAGTTGGCCCCTGTGGTCCTTGCGGTCCTTGTGGCCCTTGAATTCCTTGCGGTCCTTGTGGTCCTGTTGGTCCTTGTGGTCCTGCCGGCCCTTGTAAACCTTGTGGTCCTGCTGGTCCTTGCGGTCCTTGTGCTCCTGTTGCTCCTTGTAATCCTCTTGGTCCCGTTGGTCCTTGTGGTCCTGTTGGTCCTTGTGGCCCCCTTGGTCCTCTTGGTCCCGGTTCACCTTGTGGCCCTCTTGGCCCTCTCGGTCCTGGTTCACCTTGTGGCCCTCTTGGCCCTCTCGGTCCTCTCTTACATTTTGGATCCGGCTTACATTCTAAATCATCTTTATCCATATTATGATCATGATTGGAAAATTCATATTCAAACTCTTCTAAATATTTATCAATATTCATTTTGTTCCTCCTCTTATTTTCTTAAGTTAACAAAAAATCACCTAAAGCTTTCATATAATACATATATATTCTAATATTTATTAAATGTTCTACTAATAAATTAACTAGCTATTACACAATTTAAAGAAAATTGATTAGAAGTATAAAAAAAGGAGCTGTCGCATTAGTGGATTAAAATCCGTTAGCGATAGCTCCTTTTTCTATTCTATAAATTAACTTTTTAGGTGTTATTTTTATTTGCATGTAAATCAACTAAAAATAGGCGCACTTCAATAAGCCTCAGAAAAAAAGCTTTTTTAAAATTTAACTTATGAGGCTTTCTTCAATTCAAATAAGTGCTTACCAGTGCGGCCCGCTTGTATTTTACTATGTAATTTATTTATATTGTGTGCCATTGCAAGAAGTATACTTTCTGCTAATACATTCTTTTGCCCACGACACATAAATCTTCTGAAATTCATGTCTTGTTTTATTTGTGCAAAAGAACCTTCTGCTTGAATACTTCTGTTCATTCTAAGCAAGCAACCTTCTTCGCTTAGAATTCTTTCTAAATCAGACTTTCTTTGGCGATTAAACTTTTTTGATGTTTCAAATCTTTTTACTCTTTCTTCCAAAGGAGTTTTACAATTATTCCCTTTGATGCAACTACTCTTGTAAGTGCAATCATTGCAATCTTCACAAACATAAATTGTCTTTTCACTTTCATATCCTGTTTTAGATTTTCTAATTTTTATATTTTCAGCCTTTAACTGCTTACCATTTCGGCATATGTAGAAATCTTTTTCTTCATTGTAATCCATGTTTTCTATTTTACCGATATCATTTTTATATTTTCTTGTTTTTGATATTTCATAATTAGATGGCTTAATAAATGCTATTTGATTATTTTCTTCAATAAATGAATAGTTCTCCTCACTTTCATATCCAGCATCTGCAACTATTTTTAAGTATTTAAATTTTAAGTTTTCTTCCATGCTTTTCAAGAAAGGTATTAGCGTAGTTGTATCCGTTGGTTGTGGTCCAACTGTAAGCCATGTAATATATTCTGAATCTACACCATGCTGCACATTATAAGCTGGCTTAAGTTGACCGTTTTTCATAGCATCTTCTTTCATCCTCATAAATGTAGCATCAACATCAGTTTTTGAGTAACTGTTTCTATCTCCGCAAGTGTACACTTTTTGAGTATATTCTTTAAACTTTGAAAGATATTCTTCAAGTTTTTCTATTGATCGTTGCAATGCAGTTTTTCTTTTCCCACATCCGTGAACGAATTCTATTCCTTCTGATTTCTTTAGTGCATAAAGCTTTTTTCTAAGCTTTTTTACATGTTTCATTTGAACTTCATTTTTATAGATTAACTTAATATCATAAAGTTCTTCGCACTCTTTAACAAGGTCGGCCACTTTAATTAGCAATTTTGCCATGTTTTTTGTAACTGCCTTTTTCCAGACAAAAGTATATTTATTTGCATAAGCTTCTATTTTTGTGCCATCAATAAAGATAGCATCTCCTGATATCTCACCAATTTTATAAAGAAATTTAGCTGTTTCAGCTAAGATCCTTTCAGAACATGGAGCAAAATGAAGACTTCTAAATCTTGCAAATGTTGCATGATCCGGAGCGGATGCTCCCTCAAGCAAAAACATAAAATTAATGTCTCTACGGCATGCCTTTTCAATATCTCGAGACGAATAAATCTTATTCATATATCCATAAGTCATGATTTTCAGCATTTTTCTTGGCGATACTTGATTTTCCTTTATCTTGGAATAAGTCGAATATAAATCTGTTAAATCCATCTCCTCTACAAATTGACTTAGTAATCGCACTGAATCATTAACCGGTATCATGTAATCAATATTTAATGGAAGTTTTAATTGATAAAACTTTTGGTTTAATGTATAATTCTTTTGTAAAATATTTTCTTTGTGCATAAAAATATTTTATCATAAATCCTAAACTCATGGAGTCTAGGATTTATTTTTTTGCACAAAAAGGGACTGTGCACTAATTATTAGTGCGACAGCCCCTTTAAATTAACTTACAAAAATATTTTTTATTGATTTTGTTGGACATTTCTTAGTACAGATTTCACAGTTTACGCACTTATTATAATCAACTAAAGCCAGATTGTTTAATACATGAACTGCATCATGAGGGCAGTTTCTTTCACATAATTTGCATCCAATACATGCATTAGAACAGTTTTCTCTTACATGTTTGCCTATTTCAGTATTATTACATTCTACTCTTACTTTACTCTCGTATGGTACAGATTCTATTAGCCCCTTAGGACAAATATCAATACATGCTCCACAGTTTGTACATTTTTCTTTATCTACTTTTGCTACCCCATTTATTACTTTAATAGCATCAAATTCACATACTCTAACACAACTTTCTAAACCTAAACATCCATAGGAGCAAGCTTTATTTCCTCCTGCTTCCATTAGACTAGCTGTAATACAGTCATGAACACCTTTCAATTCATATCTATTTTTTGCCGCATCACAATTTCCATTACATTTTACATAAGCTGTCATCTTTTTAACATTATCAACTGCAACTCCAAAAACCTTACCTATTTCTTCTGCAGTTTTTGCTCCACCTACTGTACATAGATTTAATTTCGCTCCAGACATAACCATTGCCTCAGCATAGGCGTCACAACCTGCATAACCACAACCTCCACAGTTTGCTCCAGGCAGACACTCTCTTAATTTTGGTATTCTAGGATCAACCTTAATTTCAAATTTTTTAGAAGCAAAGCCAAGTAAAACTCCAAAAATTAATCCCAGTATTCCTAATATAAGGGCTGCATATATAACGTTCATATAAATCCCCTCCTTTTAGTGTATTAATCCCTGGAAGCCCAAGAATGCGATTGACATTAATGCTGCAGTAAATAAAGTAGTTGGTAATCCTCGTAAAACAACAGGGATATTTTCATTATTATCAATCCTTTCTCTAATGAATGATAATAAAACTATTGCTAGAAAGTATCCTAATGAAGCACCCAAACCATTTACTACTGCTTGAATGAAATTATATTCTTCTTGTACATTTAATGTTGCCACCCCTAAAACTGCACAATTTGTTGTAATTAATGGTAAATATATTCCTAAAGCCTTATAAAGAGCAGGAGAATATTTTCTTATTGCCATTTCTACAAATTGAACTAAAGC from Clostridium isatidis harbors:
- a CDS encoding IS1182 family transposase translates to MHKENILQKNYTLNQKFYQLKLPLNIDYMIPVNDSVRLLSQFVEEMDLTDLYSTYSKIKENQVSPRKMLKIMTYGYMNKIYSSRDIEKACRRDINFMFLLEGASAPDHATFARFRSLHFAPCSERILAETAKFLYKIGEISGDAIFIDGTKIEAYANKYTFVWKKAVTKNMAKLLIKVADLVKECEELYDIKLIYKNEVQMKHVKKLRKKLYALKKSEGIEFVHGCGKRKTALQRSIEKLEEYLSKFKEYTQKVYTCGDRNSYSKTDVDATFMRMKEDAMKNGQLKPAYNVQHGVDSEYITWLTVGPQPTDTTTLIPFLKSMEENLKFKYLKIVADAGYESEENYSFIEENNQIAFIKPSNYEISKTRKYKNDIGKIENMDYNEEKDFYICRNGKQLKAENIKIRKSKTGYESEKTIYVCEDCNDCTYKSSCIKGNNCKTPLEERVKRFETSKKFNRQRKSDLERILSEEGCLLRMNRSIQAEGSFAQIKQDMNFRRFMCRGQKNVLAESILLAMAHNINKLHSKIQAGRTGKHLFELKKAS
- a CDS encoding exosporium glycoprotein BclB-related protein, whose translation is MNIDKYLEEFEYEFSNHDHNMDKDDLECKPDPKCKRGPRGPRGPQGEPGPRGPRGPQGEPGPRGPRGPQGPTGPQGPTGPRGLQGATGAQGPQGPAGPQGLQGPAGPQGPTGPQGPQGIQGPQGPQGPQGPTGPQGPQGPQGPQGPQGVAGPQGPAGPQGPQGPQGLPGTGAVIPFASGLPVTLETGALNSARTVGLIGFGNSVSVDTLAGGLIDLSTNANGALRNMAFSVPRDGTITGITAFFSTADEVDLPADVTINALLYISTGTDNVSNNIFRPLRGTVVQLSPLLSGTVPENFISTGFTVSNLNVPVPAHSRLLLVFTAVSSTLNFFITGYASAGVALN
- a CDS encoding electron transport complex protein RnfA, encoding MELLMIFISAMFVNNFVLSKFLGICSFLGVSKKKSSALGMGLAVTFVITLASVMSWLVYKLLEKFELEYLSTIAFVLVIAALVQFVEMAIRKYSPALYKALGIYLPLITTNCAVLGVATLNVQEEYNFIQAVVNGLGASLGYFLAIVLLSFIRERIDNNENIPVVLRGLPTTLFTAALMSIAFLGFQGLIH
- a CDS encoding RnfABCDGE type electron transport complex subunit B, with the translated sequence MNVIYAALILGILGLIFGVLLGFASKKFEIKVDPRIPKLRECLPGANCGGCGYAGCDAYAEAMVMSGAKLNLCTVGGAKTAEEIGKVFGVAVDNVKKMTAYVKCNGNCDAAKNRYELKGVHDCITASLMEAGGNKACSYGCLGLESCVRVCEFDAIKVINGVAKVDKEKCTNCGACIDICPKGLIESVPYESKVRVECNNTEIGKHVRENCSNACIGCKLCERNCPHDAVHVLNNLALVDYNKCVNCEICTKKCPTKSIKNIFVS